The Caldicellulosiruptor obsidiansis OB47 genome segment TTAACACCGAAACTTTCAGGTTCTCTTTCAATAGCGGATAAATTCAGAGATTTTTTAGATGGCATTGGACAAAAAGTTGAGGATTTCTCATCTAAAACTGAAAAAATTGTATTAAGAGTAATATTAAAAGATCTTTTAGAAGCGTTAAGACATGCCAGCAGTAATAGTTTGAAATATTCCATAAATTTTTTAGAACATTCCTTGCAGGATAATCCGAATGATATTATAATTTCCAATGAAAAAAGTGAATTGTCTCAAAAAATAAGGGAGAATGAAGATTATAAGAAAGTTAGGAAGTATATTATTTCTATAGCTAAAGAATTACTCCCTGCAATGAAAGTTGGGGAAGAAAAAGAGAAAGATCAAAATGGAAAATTTTTTAAAGTAACATTTTCTAAGGAGCAAGATTTAGATCTCTATTTGGCAATAAACAATGCTAACCTGTATTTTAAAAAAGAAAATGAAAACACCATAAGTATATGGCTTAAGGATACATATAACTTTGATAACAATGTTAAGAAAGAAAGTTCAATAGTACAAATATTGGACTTGGTAAGGGGAGAAATAGGTGTTGGTAAATGGCTGAATGAATTTGGAGAAGATTTGCAGAATATGGATGTTGTTAACTCATACGAAATTTTGATCAAAATAGAAACAGTTAAGTTTTAGTTTCTTTTACAAAAATAAAGGCGGTGATAATCCATGATAGGCAAAAAAACTTTGAGAGGTTTCTGTTTACTAATTGTTTTATCAGTCATGGGTTTTTTTGTTTTTATAGTTGGTATAATAGTATTTTCGATTTATTTCAATTCCAATCCGCCGAAGCATGTAAAAAACAGAGCTGAATGGATTAGGTTGTATAAGATATTTAATATAGAGTTTCCTGAACCGATAAAAGAAGAGAAAATTGTAAAATGCGAAACCTACTTTCTTGACCTATTAATTTTTGATGAAAAAGCCAAACCCAAATTAGAAAAGCTGACTTCAAACTGGCTTTATATCAGAAATAATAAGATACCAGACAATTTAGATAGGAAAATGCAAGATGACATTAAAACAGTTTTATATCATGTAAAAACCTTTTCCTTAGGAAAAAAGAAGCTTCCTGATGACTTGAAACCACTTTTTTTCGACGAAAATGGAAAGGAAGATGATGAGTCAATTTTGAATGAAAAATTAGTTCAAAATATGCTCTTTGAAATGAAAGAAGGATATAAATTTTATAGATATTACAGAAAAGGCAAGCGCGTATTTGGAGAGCTTTCTCTTTATTTTGTATATATTCCAAAAATGAATCATTTGTATGTGTATAATGATACTTTTTATACTGAAAGAATAGATTACATTAAAAAAGCTTTACAGTAGGAATAGGAATCTTAGGCTTTAAAGATATAAGAAAAAGATAAATTAAAATCGACAGAAATGGCGATAAAAATCATTTAAAAACTACTTAAAATGAAACTTTTTAGAGTTATGTATATTTTTTAGCGTTGCCATTTTTAAAGTTTTTATAAGTCAAGAGCACTGAATAGAGTATAATGAAGTTGAAAAAAGTTATACTTGAGACTTGTCAAAAATTTTGTATTTCCAATTTATAACGTAAGTTGTAAAGTTGGGTTATATTATTAAGACACTTTCTAATTATTTAGAACTCCATTCTTCCATTTTGTACGACGCAAGTTTTCTCGCTGTAAGTAAATATTAATTTCTAAAACCTCAACAGACTGAAAATATCCACCTGAGTTTACTTCTTTTTTTTTCAATCATACTGTTTGTACTTTCAACGGCGTTTGTGGTATAGATATGTTTCCTCAATTCCTCAGGATATTTCATATGAGTAAGGTAAAACTTTGCTTTTTCTGATATTGCTTTAATAAATCGAGTATATTATGAAAGGTATCCATCACAAAGTTCTTTAAATTTCAACACAGCTTCATCGGAGTCAAAAGAAGAGATTTTGATTTTGTCTAAACTCTTGTTAAACGCTGAAGCATCTTCTCATGTCTATGTTTTATGCCATTTAGGCTTAAGGTGTACAAAAGCAAGCTAAAGGTCGGCAAATGGGTAAGCAAGTTTGATAGCGTCTATAATACCAATAACAATTAGAACTTCCTTAAGCCCTCTTGTAATTAGGTCTTCAAATACTTTTGTTTAAGTAAGCCTTATTTTCTTTGCCCAAAGAAAGTATAGACACCAAAAAATATTTATTTTACCTTTCTTGAATTGATACCAAGAACAACATAACAAGTAGCCTGTTTAACTTTAGAACTATCTTTAATTTCACTTCTGAATAACCATCAATAATAAGTGCAAAAGCACTTGTTGGTAGTTCTCTTTGTTTGGGAAACTCAAGCTCATTTTTAAGGTCTTCTTTGATTTTTAGTATTTCATTTTCGGAATATGGAAGATTCAAAGCTTTCAAAGTTTGAACAAGGGAACGCTCAAGAATAACCATTGGCATACTTGCGACATAAGCAGGTAAGTAGGAAAACTATCAACTCTTTTGTAGTGGGAAGAAGAGGATAGAAGGTCGGAAATTGGAAGTAGCGTGTGCGAGGGACAGAGATTTCAAGACTTGAGGCAGGTGTTGCAAGTTTTACTTTTAGTTGCTTTAGAGCTGGGCGGTTAGGATCATCACAGGAAGCAATACATATTTAATACTTGCTTCTTTTGCCATGTTTTTAGCAGTCTCAATAATTTCGTTTTTATTCATTCTTAAGTAGCCCCCTTCGATGATTATTTCAATACTAATTATACAGTGGACACAATTTTATTTTAACTCCCTTGGAATGGGTATTATACACCGAAGGTGGCAAGTGGAGGTTCAATAACTTTAAAAGGTAAAAGTGAGGCAAGCAGGAAAGAGAGTAGCAGTGCGAGTATAACACCGGGGTATTCAGACAATTTTGTATTGGGTGATAGAGGTTATTCAGGTGGAATATCAGCAAGTGTCTCGCCAGTGAGGACGAGTGGATGTTATACGCCTAAGATAAATGGAGGTGGTTCCTTAACACCGAAACTTTCAGGTTCTACAACACTGCCAACTTTAAATTCTCAACTGTCTTCCACGAAAATAGATGCTGCTTCAAAAACTCAAAATATTCCAGCAGCAATAAAAAGATTAGAACCAAGCAAAGCTCTATTTGAATTTGTTAAGTCATATGAAGGATACTCCTCCATTGCTTATAGAGACAAAGATGGTGTTTGGACTATCGGAATTGGACATGTACTCAGAGACAAAGAATTGGGAGAATATGTTGACCTTAAAACTAACAAACCCAAGAAAGCAATAACTGAAGAAAAAGCATATGAGTTTTTCAAAAATGATATCAAAGGTGCAACTGATGCAATAAACAAGTTTATGGAAAACAATAAGATTCAACTTTCACAAAATCAATTTGATGCTTTAGTGAGCTTTACTTTCAATGTTGGTTCGGCATGGACAAATAATGAAATGTCTAAGACTCGTGATGATATAATTAAAGTTGTTAAAAATGGTATTGACACTAAATTAGAAAGAGAGCTCAGAGACGATTTTCTTTCTTGGTCAAAAGCTAAGGGACAAGTTTTAGAAGGTTTACAAAGGCGCAGATACGACGAATGGAAGATGTTTGTAAAGGGAGATTACAAGATTACAGATATAAATACTTGGAGAAAGATAAAAAAGGAAATTGGTCTTTAGAGATTTTATTAATTTTTGGACTCTGGAAGGAAATGAATAATAAACTACTTTTTGAGGGAAATTTATTTTTATGTTTTGGGCAAAAACTGACGAAATTAGTGAGGTGGTATCTTGTGAAGTTAATAAAAAAAGTTGTCACTACATTCTTAATTATGTTTTTAATTTTGCCTAATGCAGTTGTTTTAAGCAACGATAAAATTGAAAGAGGCTATTATGATTACAGTGGTAAAAAAGGGAACAACGATGTAGTAATGAGTATATACCTTAACAACTCAAAAGTTACAGGGTTATATGCTTACAAGGGTGTAAAAAAGTATATAAAGTTAGAAGGAATAATTAAGGAAGAGAAAATAAAATTGAATGAACTCGACCAAAAAGGTAAAGTAATTGGAACATTTAGAGGTAATATAAAAACAGCAGATATAATTGAGGGAACTTGGAGTAATGGCAAAGATAAGGAAATTTTTAAACTTAAGCTTATTGGAAAAAACTACGCTGAATACGGTAGAAGATTCGATTTGGTTGGTTTTCCAGATGAAGAAGTAGTGAAATTCGCTATTAGTGTTCAAAACTATTTAATAAGAAACAACAGAAAAGCACTTGCAAAATTAATAGCATATCCTATTGATGTCAAAATTAATGGTAAAAAGAAAACTATAAAAAATGAAAAAGAATTTGTTAATAGTTTTGACAAGATATTCAATGTTAATTTAAAAAAAGCAATTATCAAAGCTGAGCCTTTGTTTATGTTTGTAAACCAATATGGAGCTATGTTGGGCGAAAGTGGATATAACGTTTGGTTTGCAGCAGTAGAAAAGAAGGATAAAAAGCACTACTTGTTAATTCATACTATTAATAACTAATTGTTCCTTTAAATTGAAAGAACTATATTGCCTTTTATTATATACCAGAAAAATTCACGCCCAGCTTTTCAAAGTTGCTTTGGATGCTGCAAAAGAAGGACAGAATATTGAGATTAAAAATGTTTATATCTGCACTGTTTGAGGACATACAGTTTTAGATGAAGCTCTGGAATTTTACCCAATATGTGGGACAAAAAGAGAAATGTATAAAAAGTTTTGAAGAGTGATTTTCAAAAAGCTGCCTTTTTATACGGCAGCTTTTTACATATCTTAAGTCATTATTTGTGCGTATTATAAAGACATTTTGCTTGTAACAATAATTGTTTTTGTAACAAACTATTATTGACTTTTTTTTTTTTGATAAATTTGACTTCAGAAAATTTTATACTATTACGCTTAAAGGAGGATGGAGGGGTAAAAATGAATAGTATCCAAAAAATAGCTCATCATATTGTAAGTTCTATTGCTAATGATTTACGAGAAAATACGTTGACAAATATAGTATCAATTGCAGCAGGTGGAATAGGTGGAGGAGTGAAAGCGTACAGGGCTGCCACAAGTGGTTTTACAATGCTGGAGAGAAAGGTTGCAAGTAAAACAGTAAGTGGAGTATTGAAAGGTATGGGCGAAGGATATCTTTTCGGGAAAGGCACAGTAAGTGTTATTGCGACTGTTACTAATAAAATAGCAAGTGTAGAAAAGTGGTTTGATAATACCAAAGTGGGTAAAGCAATTGATAATGCCATCACAAAAGTGGAGTATGGATTACACAAACTTATTGGTGGAGGAACATATTAGTTAAAATATTTAAAAAATACGAAAAGAATATTATAAGGCAAATACGTAAAACAAGAGAAATTCTTTTTCATATGATGTTGATGTTTGTTATTTTAGTTGTTTTAGTAATTTTGATTATTGTGAGCAGCTTAATAAGAGTACTTCTGAAAGATTTGAAAGTAGAGTAGCTTTAGTATATAGGTGCTTTAATTATATGTGCTTATTGTATTTAAGAGAAAATTTTCAAAGTTCCTTTTTCTAATGAATAGCGGGCATAGTTCACAAAATAAAAAATGGTATTGCAAGTTTTAGAGAAGGCAAGTAACAGAATAAATGAAGATGGGGAATTTAGGAAAGCAAAAAGTGACAGTACAAAAGCCCGGCTCATTATTATTTTACAAAGAGCTGTAATGGAAGAAAAATATTTATTTGATATAAGAGAAGTACTGGGTAGCAACAATAGTTCCAGACACTTGATGGAGGAGCATATTAAAATGTAGATAAAAAAGGAAGGGAAAATGTCATGAGTAAAAAATTCAAGGCAAAGGATATTCTTTTTCGAATATCCATAGTATTTATTATTTTTATAACTATTTTAACAGGGTTTATCGTTATACCTGTTTTGGGCAGTTTAATAAATGTAGCACTAAAAGCCTTGAAAATTGAATGGCTTTGGTCAGTAGCTGCTTTTGGGTTGGTTGGTTATTATGTTTACAAATTTGTATCAAAGAGAATAAATAACAGAAAACTAAGGAAAGAAGGGATGCAAGATTGAAATTGTTACAATTTATTCTTGTAATGGTTTAGACGAAAATTATCAACCAGTGAATATAAAAAAGGTGTTCAGTGAAGTAGATGACTTTATAATTGTATGGTGTCAGGCTAAGAATATTAAAAAGGAAAGCCAAGTGTCAATGGAATGGTATAATCCAGAAGGAAAACTTGTATTTACAATAAACATTGATGTAAAGCCTACAAACCAAGAACATCCTTATAGATATTTTTGGAGTGTTATGAGGTATAATTTTATAAATGCAATCAAAGGTAAAGTGTTTGGTGTATGGAAAGTAAAAATAAAACCTTTTGACATTGAATATGAATTTGTAATAAAAGATTTAAAGAGTTATAGTTTATTTAAAGAAAGCAAAACAATTAGTGGAGTACTTGATGAAATAGTTTGAAATATTACAACAATATGGAAAGCAAAAAATTGATTATTCAAGAAACACATGATAAAAACTAAAAAAACAGGGGCTGCTTATTCCAATTGAAGAAAAACAGCCCATTTTTCTTTTAAAAGAAAAATAATGATTATTTCAAAATTTCTTCAATTTCTTTTAATTCTTCTTCTGAAAACTCAAGATTATTGATACATCCCACATTATCTTCAATCTGAGATACCTTGCTTGCACCAACAATTACTGATGCTACAACTTTATTTCGCAAAATCCAAGCAAGTGCAAGCTGTGAAACTGTCTGACCGCGCCTTTTTGCAATCTCAGATAATTTTTTAACCTTTTCAATTCTCTCAGGTGTTATATCACTTTCTTTTAAGAACACACCTGATTTTCTAACCCGTGAGTCTTCAGGAATACCATCTAAGTATCTATCACTCAGAAGTCCTTGAGCAAGAGGCGAGTAGATGACAGCTCCCATGCCAAGCTCATTTAATGTATCAAAAAGACCATTTTCAACGTCTCTTGCAAACATGTTGTATCGAACTTGATTTACTATAAGCTTTAATCCCATTTGTTTGGCAGCTGAATACGCCAGTTTGGTTTGTTCAGGATTATAATTTGAAATACCAGCATATAAAGCTTTTCCTTGATGTACTGCCTGATACAAAGCCTCCATTGTCTCTTCAATTGGCGTTTGAGGGTCTGGTCTATGAGAGTAAAAGATATCAACATAGTCGAGGTTCATTCTTTTTAGACTTTGGTCTAAGCTTGCAAGAAGATATTTTTTTGAGCCCCAGTCGCCATAAGGACCTTCCCACATTGTGTATCCTGCTTTTGTTGCAACAATTATTTGGTCTCTGTAAGGCTTTAAGTCAAGCTTAAAAATCCTTCCAAAATTTTCTTCAGCCGCACCTGGTGGAGGACCATAATTGTTTGCCAAATCAAAGTATGTGATTCCAAGGTCAAAAGCCTTTTGAACTATTTTGCGCATGTTGTCAAATTGATCACCATCTCCAAAATTGTGCCAAAAGCCAAGAGATATGGCCGAAAGCTTTAGTCCGCTTTGACCGCATCGTAGGTATAACATGTTGTTGTATCTGTTTGAATCTGCTACATACATGCTGAGTTATCCCCTTTTAAAAGTATTTTTAATAATTTGATTTTATCTTTTTGAATTCAACAATACAAGTACTTTTCTAAATCTCAATTGCAAATAAACCTAAAAAAATCTATAATATAGTTAACAACACTTTCAAAGCTTTTTAAGGATGTATGCCGATGGATGAAAATATCAGGAGAGAAGATAATTTGAAGAGAATTGAAGTAAAGATTGCAGGTATGAATTATGTATTGAAAACTGACGAAGATGAAGAGTACATAATGAAAATTGCAAATTATATAAACAAGAAGATGTCTGAGGTTGTGGCTAATGAGCCGCAGCTTTCTACGTCTTTGTCAGCAATGCTTACAGCATTTTTAGTGGCAGACGAGTATTTTAAGCATCTTTTAGAATGTGATGATAAGCTTTCAAAGGTGATTTCAGAAAAGGAAAAATATCAAAAAGAAGTTGATGAATACAAAGAGAAATTAAAAGAGGCAGAGGAAAAGCTCTTGCAGCAAAATCAAGAGATTGAAAAGTTAAATGAAATTATTCAAAATCTTAATCAAGAACTTGAAAAGACAAAGCAGGAACTTGAAAAAACCAAAAAAGAACTTGATGATTTTATAAACGCATTTGACGGTGATAGGTAAAATGAAAATGCTATTTATATTCTTAGACGGTGTTGGAAAAGGGGAGAAAAGTGAACACAACCCCTTTTTTTATTATCATCCAAAAGCATATGACATTTTTTTAAAAGAAGGAAATGTCTTGTTTTTAGATGCAACACTTGGTGTTGAAGGTCTGCCACAAAGTGCAACTGGTCAGGTTACAATCTATTCAGGTATAAATGCGGCAAAAGAGGTAGGTTTTCACATTAACGGGCAGATTACCCCAAGCCTCAAGCGAATAATTGAAAGACAAAATATTTTTACTACTCTTTTACACAAAGGCTTTAAAGTAGACTTCGCAAATGTTTACAGAAACGAGTATTTGCAAAAGCTATTAAATGACAAGAATTTTAAGATGTCTGTGACAAGCTACATGACCTTGATATCAGGAATAAAATTTAAAACAGTGGAAGACCTTTTAAGAGGAGAAGGGGTTTATTTTGACATCACAAACCACGTTTTAATTGAAAGTGGATATGAGGTACCAGTTTTTTTACCTGAAAAGGCAGCTGAAAATCTTTTGAATGTACTACACAAAAATGATTTTGTCCTGTTTGAACATTTTAAAACAGACATTATAGGGCACTCATGTGATATGGAAAAAGCTTTAGAGCTTTTAAAACTTTTAGATGAGTTTATGCTATACCTAATTGAGAATCTTCCGGAAAATACTTGTCTTATTGTGACATCTGACCATGGTAATGTAGAGGATTTGTCAACAAAAACGCATACAAAAAATAAAGTCCCTTTTTTAGCGTATGGGAACAAAAAAGAAATCTTTAAATTAGAATCAATTGACCAGATTTACAGAAGTATTTTGAAATACTTTGAAAAAGAAGCGCAGAGGGATGACAAAGAAATATGAAAAAGGTAGAGTTATTATCACCGGCAGGCGGGTTTGAAGAACTTGTTGCGGCAGTCAAAGCTGGGGCTGACAGCGTGTATGTTGGTGCAAAAGAGTTTTCAGCAAGGGCATATGCAAAGAACTTTTCAGAAGATGAGCTTAGAAAAGCTATAGATTTTTGCCATGAGCGAGGGAAAAAAATATATCTTGCAATAAACACCCTGATTTACAATGACGAGATGCCAAAAGCTTTAAAACTTGTAGAATTTGCAAACAAGGAAGGAATTGATGCTGTAATTGTGCAAGATTTAGGTTTGCTCTTTATTATTTTAAAAGAGTTTCCAGGCATGCCTGTTCATGCAAGTACACAGATGACAGTTCATAACTGTGCTCAGGTAAAGTTTTTGGAGAACTTAGGAGTAAAAAGAGTTATACTCTCAAGAGAGCTATCCATAGATGAGATAAAAAACATAAGACAGCAAAGCAGTATTGAACTTGAGGTTTTTGTGCATGGAGCTTTATGTGTTTCATATTCTGGTCAATGTTTGTTTTCAAGCATTCTTTTCAAAAGAAGCGGCAACAGAGGGCAGTGTGCTCAAGTTTGCAGGCTTTATTATAAACTTTTAGACAAAGAGAAAAAAGAAATTGATGAAGGTTTTCTTCTTTCACCAAAGGACATTTGTCTTTTGGAAAATATTGATACGCTAATAAAAGCAGGAGTTGAATCTTTCAAGATAGAGGGGAGATTAAAGGACCAGTATTATGTGTATACTGTGACCTCAATATATAGAAAATATATTGATATGTATTACGAGAAAGGCAAAATAACAATTGATAGTGCTGATAGGCAAAAACTCTTACTTGTTTTTAATAGGGGGAATTTCTGCTCTGGATATTTAGAAAATGCTGGTATAGATAGAATAATCTTTAAATCTGCACCTAATAATACAGGTCTTTTTATTGGAAAATTCTATTTTAAGAATGGAAAACTTTTTTTACAGACTTCATATAATCTTTCAAATGGTGATGTAATTTCTTTTAGGAATAAAAATTTCGAAGAGATTCTTCTTGAAATAAATAACAATATTGCAAAAGAAGACGATAAGATATTTGAAGTAAAAGTTGATTTTGAAAGAAAAAAGAGATTAAAAGAATTTTCAGAGGGTCAGGTGTTTATTGTAAGAAGCAAAGAACATGAAAAAGAGATAGAAAAAGAGCTGAAGCTGGAAAAAAAGTTTAGGAAGGTTGATTTCAAGATATGGATTGAAAAAGGAAAGAGAATAAAAGCTTTAGCTATGAGTGATGGATTTGTGGTAGAAGAAGAAGGAGAAGTTGTTCAGCAGGCAAAAGAGAAAGAGGTTACATCTGAGGCTGTAATCAGCAGCTTTTCAAAACTTGGTGGGACAGTTTTTGAGATGGGAAATTTTGATGCGCATATTGAAGATGGCTGTTTTGTGAAAGTTTCAGAATTAAACCGTCTGAGAAAGCTTTTGATTGAAAAGCTTTCTCAAAAGATAATTAGCTCTTACAAGAAAGAGCTAAACCAAGATATTGAAATTTCAAGGTATCTTGGAGATTGTTATGTACGGTCATTTGACAGGAACCACCGGTTTTCTTTTATGGTGGATTCTATCTGGCAACTTGAAAAGCTTAAAAAGTGGTGTGAGTTACGCAATCTTTCAGACTATGAAATTTATGTGCCTTACAATATAATTTTTGATGTTAAGATAGATGACAACATGGTTGTTTATCTTGACAGGATAACACACGATGAAGATTTGAAAAGGGTTGAGGTTGAGAAGATAAAAGAAAAGGGTATAAAGAAGGTTTTAGTAAGGAACCTTGGACAGTATGAGATTTTCAAGCACCACTTTGAAATTTATTTTGATTTTAGCTTGAACACAACAAACTCTGCCTCATTAAGATTTTTAGAGCAACTTAATTGTAAAAGAATCTGTCTTTCTGTTGAGCTATCTAAAACAAGAATTGCAGAAATCTACACGAGTGCACGAAAAAGTGAAATAGAGATAATTATCTTTGGCAAAATTCCACTTATGATAAATAGACTCAAATTTTTCGAAAAAGGAGAGTATTTACAGGACCGAAAAGGAGAACTTTTGAAACTTATAAAAACCCAGAGCGAGAAAAACGAAATATTAAACCCGGCGTTTTTATATATAGATGATAAAGATGTGATGGCTGATGTGTTGAGATTTGACTTTACAGGCGCAACTAAAAATGAAATGGAAAAAGCACTGGAAGGATATTTTGATGCAAAAAAGATTTTTCTAAAAATCACAAAGGGGTATTATTTGTCATGATGAGGGAGTTTACAAAAAACCGGTTTGTGGTTGCTATGATTTATGTTATCCTAATTAGCGCATTTATATTTTCATGTGCGTATTTAATCAGGACATTTGACATTTTTATGAGGTTTGTTATAAAGGCTTTTATTCCGGTTATTATTGGACTTTTCATTGCAGAGGTGTCTGAACCGCTTTTAAAATACCTGGAAAAAAGAAAGGTAAGCAGAACAATCTCTGCAATTCTTATACTGATTGCTTTGAATTTAATACTTGGTTTTATGCTTGCAGAAGGCATATACATTCTTGTAAATGAGTGTATGAGTTTAGTTTCAAGCCTTCAAAACATAGACTATGACAAAATATACCAGATGTTAGATAAGCTCTTTGCAAGTGTAAAAAATATATATTCAGGTCTGCCGGTACCTATTGTGAATTTCATTCAATCTGGTGTGAATGAGATTACAAATGTTTTAAATCAGATTGCCACATTGAGTCTAAAAGTTGTGAAGGTTATACCTGCAACTTTAAAAGGTATTACTATATGGTTTTTTTCTGTTTTATCAAGCTTTTTCTTTATGCGCGACAGACATAAAATGAGAGCATGGCTGATTCAAAATTTCTCAGCTCAGCTTTACCGAGAAATTTCATCAATTGTTTTTAAAGTTATAGATTCTGTTGTAGATTATGCGAAATCTCAGATAATTTTGTCGGCTTTGATGTTTCTCTCAGGACTGATAGGACTTTCTATAATAAGAGCACCTTACTTTTTGGTAGTAAGCCTCCTTCTGGGCCTTTTGAGCATAATTCCAATTATAGGTTCTGGCATAATATTGCTTCCGTGGATAGCTGGCAGTTTTATAGCTGGGGACACTAATTTTGGGATGAAACTTTTGGTTGTTTATCTCATAATCTTAGGTCTTCGCGAATTTGCGTCTATCAAGATTGTTGCAAGCCAGGTGGGAATTTCGACCTTTACAACACTTGTCTCTATCTATGCAGGTGTTGAAGTGTTTGGAGCATGGGGATTTGTAATAGGGCCACTTCTGGTTGTGTTTTTGAAGGCAGTGTATGAGACAGGGGCAATTAAAAAGATAAGAGAAAATCTTTTTATGCCAAAAAAGGAGTGAACTTATATAAAATGCCTATTGTAAAAGTTTATGCAAAAAATCAGATTGTTGCAGAGATAGAAGTAGAAAAGGGTTCAATTCTTTTGGATGTATTACAGAGAAACTCAGTTGAAATTGTGGCAAGCTGTGGGGGAAAGGGCGTATGTGGAAAGTGCAAAGTAACAGTAAAAAAGGGTCAAACTCCTTACATGGATAATTTTACATCAGAAGAGGAGAAACACTTAAGAAGTGAAGAAATTTCGCGTGGAGTTAGACTTGCATGTTGCCTGAAGGTCTATGAGGATATAGAGATATTTTTAGAAGAATCTTCTGAAAATGCGAATATACTTTCACATTTTGTCATGAATGATTTCGGGTATGAAGAAAATATAATTGTAAAAAAAGTGGTTTTACAAAGACCTTCTCTGGATGGTCAGAAGAGTTTTGATTTAATACTAAAAGAAGCAATTGGAGATAATAAGCTAAAAATTTTGCCAAAAACTTTGCAAAAGCTTGCGAAAATGAAAGACAGTGAATTTTATGCGGTGGTATATTCAGAAGAGATTATAGATGTAAAGATTTCATCTTTTGTATTTGGTGTTGCTGTGGATATAGGGACAACCACTGTTGTTTGCTATCTTGTTGACTTGATTCAAAAAAAGGTTGTGGATTATTATTCCTTTATAAATCCACAGAGAAAATTTGGTGCTGACGTTATATCAAGGATAGA includes the following:
- a CDS encoding lysozyme, whose amino-acid sequence is MASGGSITLKGKSEASRKESSSASITPGYSDNFVLGDRGYSGGISASVSPVRTSGCYTPKINGGGSLTPKLSGSTTLPTLNSQLSSTKIDAASKTQNIPAAIKRLEPSKALFEFVKSYEGYSSIAYRDKDGVWTIGIGHVLRDKELGEYVDLKTNKPKKAITEEKAYEFFKNDIKGATDAINKFMENNKIQLSQNQFDALVSFTFNVGSAWTNNEMSKTRDDIIKVVKNGIDTKLERELRDDFLSWSKAKGQVLEGLQRRRYDEWKMFVKGDYKITDINTWRKIKKEIGL
- a CDS encoding aldo/keto reductase, producing MYVADSNRYNNMLYLRCGQSGLKLSAISLGFWHNFGDGDQFDNMRKIVQKAFDLGITYFDLANNYGPPPGAAEENFGRIFKLDLKPYRDQIIVATKAGYTMWEGPYGDWGSKKYLLASLDQSLKRMNLDYVDIFYSHRPDPQTPIEETMEALYQAVHQGKALYAGISNYNPEQTKLAYSAAKQMGLKLIVNQVRYNMFARDVENGLFDTLNELGMGAVIYSPLAQGLLSDRYLDGIPEDSRVRKSGVFLKESDITPERIEKVKKLSEIAKRRGQTVSQLALAWILRNKVVASVIVGASKVSQIEDNVGCINNLEFSEEELKEIEEILK
- the zapA gene encoding cell division protein ZapA, which encodes MDENIRREDNLKRIEVKIAGMNYVLKTDEDEEYIMKIANYINKKMSEVVANEPQLSTSLSAMLTAFLVADEYFKHLLECDDKLSKVISEKEKYQKEVDEYKEKLKEAEEKLLQQNQEIEKLNEIIQNLNQELEKTKQELEKTKKELDDFINAFDGDR
- a CDS encoding alkaline phosphatase family protein, with translation MKMLFIFLDGVGKGEKSEHNPFFYYHPKAYDIFLKEGNVLFLDATLGVEGLPQSATGQVTIYSGINAAKEVGFHINGQITPSLKRIIERQNIFTTLLHKGFKVDFANVYRNEYLQKLLNDKNFKMSVTSYMTLISGIKFKTVEDLLRGEGVYFDITNHVLIESGYEVPVFLPEKAAENLLNVLHKNDFVLFEHFKTDIIGHSCDMEKALELLKLLDEFMLYLIENLPENTCLIVTSDHGNVEDLSTKTHTKNKVPFLAYGNKKEIFKLESIDQIYRSILKYFEKEAQRDDKEI
- a CDS encoding U32 family peptidase, translating into MKKVELLSPAGGFEELVAAVKAGADSVYVGAKEFSARAYAKNFSEDELRKAIDFCHERGKKIYLAINTLIYNDEMPKALKLVEFANKEGIDAVIVQDLGLLFIILKEFPGMPVHASTQMTVHNCAQVKFLENLGVKRVILSRELSIDEIKNIRQQSSIELEVFVHGALCVSYSGQCLFSSILFKRSGNRGQCAQVCRLYYKLLDKEKKEIDEGFLLSPKDICLLENIDTLIKAGVESFKIEGRLKDQYYVYTVTSIYRKYIDMYYEKGKITIDSADRQKLLLVFNRGNFCSGYLENAGIDRIIFKSAPNNTGLFIGKFYFKNGKLFLQTSYNLSNGDVISFRNKNFEEILLEINNNIAKEDDKIFEVKVDFERKKRLKEFSEGQVFIVRSKEHEKEIEKELKLEKKFRKVDFKIWIEKGKRIKALAMSDGFVVEEEGEVVQQAKEKEVTSEAVISSFSKLGGTVFEMGNFDAHIEDGCFVKVSELNRLRKLLIEKLSQKIISSYKKELNQDIEISRYLGDCYVRSFDRNHRFSFMVDSIWQLEKLKKWCELRNLSDYEIYVPYNIIFDVKIDDNMVVYLDRITHDEDLKRVEVEKIKEKGIKKVLVRNLGQYEIFKHHFEIYFDFSLNTTNSASLRFLEQLNCKRICLSVELSKTRIAEIYTSARKSEIEIIIFGKIPLMINRLKFFEKGEYLQDRKGELLKLIKTQSEKNEILNPAFLYIDDKDVMADVLRFDFTGATKNEMEKALEGYFDAKKIFLKITKGYYLS
- the ytvI gene encoding sporulation integral membrane protein YtvI: MREFTKNRFVVAMIYVILISAFIFSCAYLIRTFDIFMRFVIKAFIPVIIGLFIAEVSEPLLKYLEKRKVSRTISAILILIALNLILGFMLAEGIYILVNECMSLVSSLQNIDYDKIYQMLDKLFASVKNIYSGLPVPIVNFIQSGVNEITNVLNQIATLSLKVVKVIPATLKGITIWFFSVLSSFFFMRDRHKMRAWLIQNFSAQLYREISSIVFKVIDSVVDYAKSQIILSALMFLSGLIGLSIIRAPYFLVVSLLLGLLSIIPIIGSGIILLPWIAGSFIAGDTNFGMKLLVVYLIILGLREFASIKIVASQVGISTFTTLVSIYAGVEVFGAWGFVIGPLLVVFLKAVYETGAIKKIRENLFMPKKE